From one Gallionella capsiferriformans ES-2 genomic stretch:
- a CDS encoding flagellar protein FliT produces the protein MDNLSKGYTPEADIMKASDLVSDYESLSHLTGEMRVAANAGEWDKLISLEQLSGQYLVRIQSAEASAPLNDSSRQRIVGLIRKILDDDTEISKLTQAWMGQLQTSLNSNRQELRLNQVYGAG, from the coding sequence ATGGACAACCTGAGCAAAGGTTATACGCCAGAGGCTGATATCATGAAAGCGAGTGACCTTGTCAGCGATTACGAATCACTGTCACATTTAACAGGTGAAATGCGTGTAGCGGCAAATGCAGGCGAGTGGGATAAATTAATCTCGCTGGAACAACTGTCTGGCCAGTACCTTGTGCGCATCCAATCTGCCGAAGCGTCCGCCCCTCTCAACGATTCCAGCCGGCAACGCATCGTCGGACTAATCAGAAAAATTCTTGATGATGACACGGAAATCAGCAAACTCACTCAAGCTTGGATGGGACAGCTACAAACCAGCCTGAACAGCAACCGCCAGGAGCTGCGTCTGAATCAAGTTTACGGAGCTGGCTGA
- a CDS encoding EscU/YscU/HrcU family type III secretion system export apparatus switch protein, whose amino-acid sequence MRPNSQQAAVALAYGQTSGAPKVVARGRGLIAQAIIERAKQNGVYVHESADLVGLLMQVELDEQIPPQLYLAVAELLAWLYRLEHEESVPFPPISRL is encoded by the coding sequence ATGCGCCCTAACTCCCAGCAAGCCGCCGTTGCCCTCGCCTATGGACAAACCAGCGGCGCACCTAAAGTCGTTGCCAGAGGACGCGGGTTGATCGCTCAGGCCATCATTGAACGCGCAAAACAAAATGGCGTGTATGTACACGAGTCCGCTGACTTAGTGGGCTTATTGATGCAAGTTGAACTCGACGAACAAATTCCGCCTCAACTCTATCTGGCGGTTGCAGAACTGCTAGCCTGGCTATATCGTCTGGAGCATGAGGAAAGCGTGCCTTTTCCGCCGATATCAAGGCTTTAA
- a CDS encoding flagellar brake protein produces the protein MKSARYNMEKDIPLKIEILTSGKDDEYRITSPREIEFVLLNIVKHASRIALYFSEENDFILTKLLAVDSTGLWLDLRQTEKENNAILNADKLIFVSSHSQVKVQFTADSVTMTTFEGQPAFFLKLPASIYRLQRREYFRLSTPVSNPLLCVIPNEQKTEYHEHEVTIMDISGGGVGLTCAEQDAVLIPGHTYQNCKIDLLDIGEFTGTIEVKNLVVLSTKTGQVVRRAGCEFKNLDGASTILLQRYVTAMQRAKA, from the coding sequence TTGAAAAGTGCTCGTTACAACATGGAAAAAGACATTCCTCTGAAAATCGAAATTCTGACCAGCGGCAAAGATGACGAATACCGCATCACCTCCCCGCGTGAAATCGAATTCGTTTTGCTCAATATCGTCAAGCACGCTTCACGCATCGCACTGTATTTTTCCGAAGAAAACGATTTTATCCTGACAAAACTTCTGGCTGTGGACTCAACCGGATTATGGCTTGATCTACGACAGACAGAAAAAGAAAACAATGCGATACTCAACGCTGACAAGTTGATTTTCGTGAGTTCACATTCTCAGGTTAAGGTGCAATTTACGGCGGATAGTGTGACAATGACCACTTTTGAAGGTCAACCCGCATTTTTCCTGAAACTACCCGCAAGCATCTACCGCCTGCAACGACGCGAGTATTTCCGTTTGTCCACCCCTGTTTCAAATCCGCTGCTCTGCGTGATCCCCAATGAACAAAAGACCGAATATCATGAACATGAAGTGACAATCATGGACATCAGCGGTGGCGGTGTGGGCCTGACCTGCGCAGAGCAGGATGCAGTACTGATTCCCGGCCATACTTACCAGAATTGCAAAATAGACTTGCTCGACATCGGTGAATTTACCGGCACGATTGAAGTAAAAAATCTGGTCGTCTTGTCAACTAAAACGGGCCAAGTTGTGCGGCGCGCAGGTTGCGAATTTAAGAATCTCGACGGCGCCTCCACCATTTTGCTGCAACGCTACGTCACGGCAATGCAGCGCGCAAAAGCATAA
- the fliK gene encoding flagellar hook-length control protein FliK, with translation MQPANLTQTLQALYRQSKPLIIAEKLPATTAQTERTGISVDKLTPGQEVTATVQEQVSPGLFKVQIAGQVMQMRLPGQLQAGTTMTLKVESISPHLMFSIFASSAPIATQEQISSASRLLSNLAELPLGRTLIESSSGHPVWPTAGAAPDSKQLAAGLKDALANSGLFYESHQAQWVRGERSTAQLLIEPQNQSSPQSDYPVAAVPDKSTAQSALPISKELLPLVQQQLHTLETHQLTWTGQIWPEQTMQWEIQGQPERHSMQPEDRQWSTEMELALPNLGDVHARLVYNQGGIRLTLQGADAASVALFNRRLQGLAATLADAGVPLTGALIEKT, from the coding sequence ATGCAACCGGCTAACTTGACTCAAACCCTGCAAGCGCTGTACAGGCAATCCAAGCCGCTGATCATTGCAGAAAAACTCCCGGCGACAACCGCTCAGACGGAAAGGACAGGCATCAGTGTCGACAAACTGACACCCGGTCAAGAAGTAACAGCTACCGTACAAGAACAGGTCAGTCCCGGTCTTTTCAAAGTACAAATTGCCGGACAAGTCATGCAAATGCGACTACCCGGACAGTTACAAGCCGGCACGACAATGACCCTAAAAGTTGAATCGATCAGCCCGCATCTGATGTTCAGCATTTTCGCATCCAGCGCACCCATCGCCACACAGGAACAAATCAGCTCCGCATCCCGCCTGCTCTCCAATCTTGCCGAATTGCCGCTGGGCAGAACACTGATCGAATCGAGTTCCGGCCATCCAGTTTGGCCAACTGCGGGCGCTGCGCCTGACAGCAAGCAGTTGGCCGCCGGACTCAAAGACGCATTGGCTAACAGCGGACTCTTTTATGAATCCCATCAGGCACAATGGGTACGCGGGGAGCGCAGCACCGCACAGTTGCTCATCGAGCCGCAAAACCAGTCCAGCCCGCAATCCGATTATCCAGTCGCCGCAGTACCGGACAAATCCACCGCTCAATCGGCGCTACCGATTTCAAAGGAGCTGTTACCGCTTGTGCAGCAGCAACTTCATACCCTGGAGACGCACCAGCTAACCTGGACAGGTCAAATCTGGCCTGAGCAAACGATGCAATGGGAAATCCAGGGGCAACCCGAACGCCACTCCATGCAGCCGGAAGACCGTCAATGGAGTACAGAAATGGAGCTGGCATTGCCCAATCTGGGGGACGTGCACGCAAGGCTCGTCTACAATCAAGGCGGGATACGACTGACACTGCAAGGCGCAGATGCCGCATCCGTTGCACTTTTTAACCGCCGTTTACAGGGACTGGCGGCCACACTCGCCGACGCAGGCGTACCTCTCACCGGCGCTTTGATTGAAAAAACTTAA